The following proteins are encoded in a genomic region of Dyadobacter sp. UC 10:
- the pyk gene encoding pyruvate kinase has product MSSKKTRIVATVGPASETKETLYALAKAGVNVFRLNFSHGTHADHLARLNTIREINEEYGLNLAILQDLQGPKIRIGLVAEKDGVLIEPGKKLILSNTEVLGTAEKVSTPYDGMYNDVKIGDRILMDDGKLEVLVTGLDGSDVVTEVIYGGYLKSKKGVNLPNTRVSMPSVTTKDYEDLDFGLENDVEWVALSFVRTAAEIIKVKEYIANKGKTARLVAKIEKPEAIVNIDEIIEATDAIMVARGDLGVELPAEEVPMIQKMIVDKCNKAGKPVIVATQMLESMIDSPRATRAELNDVANSVLDGADAVMLSAETASGKYPILAVESMTRTIEKVESSTNSIYFRHHAFVNESPGTFKLNDNVVMSACRLARDTQASAIIGITRSGYTSFRLSHHRPKASLIIFTSNKVLMNQLALYWGTKVYFYDRDQDVSTDDLIEDIKTFLVEKGELQKGDVFINTLSMPVSRQRKTNTVKLSVVE; this is encoded by the coding sequence ATGTCTTCCAAAAAAACCAGAATTGTTGCAACAGTAGGTCCGGCCTCAGAAACAAAAGAAACTTTATATGCACTAGCAAAAGCCGGAGTAAACGTATTTCGCCTTAATTTTTCTCACGGAACCCACGCCGACCATCTTGCAAGACTAAATACGATCAGGGAGATCAATGAAGAATATGGACTGAATCTCGCGATCCTGCAAGATTTACAGGGACCTAAAATCCGCATTGGTCTCGTGGCTGAAAAGGACGGAGTTTTGATCGAGCCGGGGAAGAAGCTGATACTGTCTAATACAGAAGTATTGGGAACCGCCGAAAAGGTAAGTACTCCTTACGATGGAATGTACAATGATGTCAAAATTGGCGATCGTATCCTGATGGATGATGGAAAGCTGGAAGTGCTGGTAACGGGACTTGATGGGAGCGACGTGGTAACAGAAGTTATTTACGGAGGCTATCTTAAGTCTAAAAAAGGGGTTAACCTGCCAAATACCAGAGTTTCGATGCCTTCTGTAACTACTAAAGACTACGAAGATCTTGATTTTGGACTTGAAAATGATGTGGAGTGGGTTGCCTTATCGTTTGTACGTACTGCGGCGGAGATCATCAAGGTAAAAGAATACATTGCTAATAAAGGCAAAACAGCGCGACTGGTTGCGAAAATTGAAAAGCCGGAAGCGATCGTCAACATCGACGAAATCATTGAAGCGACTGACGCGATCATGGTAGCCCGTGGCGACCTGGGCGTTGAGCTTCCTGCTGAGGAAGTTCCGATGATCCAGAAAATGATCGTGGACAAATGTAATAAAGCCGGTAAACCGGTAATTGTTGCTACTCAAATGCTGGAAAGCATGATCGACAGCCCACGTGCAACCCGCGCCGAGCTGAATGACGTTGCTAACTCGGTATTGGATGGGGCTGACGCAGTGATGTTGAGCGCTGAAACTGCATCAGGTAAATATCCGATCCTTGCGGTTGAAAGCATGACGCGCACGATTGAAAAAGTGGAATCTTCTACCAACAGCATTTATTTCAGACATCACGCATTTGTGAACGAAAGCCCGGGTACTTTCAAGCTGAATGATAATGTGGTGATGAGCGCCTGCCGTTTGGCACGTGATACACAGGCTTCGGCGATTATCGGGATTACCCGGTCGGGCTACACTTCCTTCCGCCTGTCTCACCACCGACCGAAGGCGAGTTTGATCATTTTTACATCCAACAAAGTGTTAATGAACCAACTGGCACTTTATTGGGGTACGAAAGTTTATTTCTACGACCGCGATCAGGACGTTTCAACAGACGATCTGATCGAGGATATCAAGACATTCCTTGTTGAAAAAGGTGAATTACAGAAGGGGGATGTATTTATCAATACCCTCAGTATGCCGGTTTCGAGACAACGCAAAACGAATACTGTGAAACTAAGTGTGGTGGAGTAA
- a CDS encoding T9SS type A sorting domain-containing protein, which yields MDTFTLSRRSRKLLVFLAVISISPSILAQIPAAPKTLQSPAAAAFSTHGDIPVSLFTGKPDINVNLHTITDHKLEIPIALNYDASGVRPDAHPGWVGLNFNLSTHYAVTRTIRDGPDDCPYQDSRGKLGYFLAAGLVNDNNWNTSAGIKSIVDNSFLGRDLEPDEFAFNLPGISGKFYWGHDGKFKVLCDRPVKVKLSSNVIDTAPPFIPPSNTHITANYFSVWRNEPNYRLHAKGFIITDESGNKYEFGGSNAFAEYGIDFFAQGAETWNCNAWYLKSITQVTGQVTNFTYERGAMVAQMYFSLYQGQYKVGGGGFLDAECENNPSLFPVNGPVNGKLISPIYLKEISGTNYKVKFTSTQSMDLRYDEAIFAPYVNWNKSPLGNNNQTHNILLYLYSCYYPVRSPSCVETDPPLADLLATLQWRKLDKIEIQTPGGVTVKEFGFTYNNLPNERLMLQSVQEKSGAKVVPPYVFSYFSSPGVSLPFYARSHTDHWGFNNGKPITAPDFSIPNFYTAYGDTFRSPDADSKYVKAGSLTRIKYPTGGMTDFVFEPHTYSKEVKLARWTGLDSYPSNKLAGGLRVREIKSYDPNIAGSEVVKTYSYVAGFNPLIPNAALLSSGVLGGKAQYYFTGYTPKPNDNFTYTQNIFSTQSVLPGSENSYGSHIGYSEVVEATSTGGWTVHKFSNFDNGYLDTQASGTLQTGFTAYQPYNSTANQRGKKLSEEKYHANGSRVSKNVYQYALTGALADYSARAERTLLTYLCDGDHRVYEGTAYLIDVRPFLPSQEVYTIYDQDNPAQYSAATTKNYKYWPNGQLHIQSETDSRGEEIKTRYQYPPNFPDAVHVAMTSRNQIGTASSTLTYTGPDNAPVTLRQQQVDFGLFNGFYLPKKVSSGVGTVLPVTLSSDIDFLTYDIRGNLLTYKERNGMNTKLEYFGPADVGKTDLLKKRTVSDGAAEAQAVSYDHKTLAGIQSITDPNSKATFYEYDELGRLANIRDNNAGGVVRASYCYNYAGQPTPCTALAPTGSIAASSLVLIASELPLPVTLIRFEAVKKEAIAVLTWTTSFETNADRFEIEHSENGKTWKQLGIVMAAGESTDDHTYSFDDSKPLKGENLYRLKMVDRDDTFAYSQIRSLVFSDSEAEIYPNPVSVGKKLNLTIGDLGTVRSIQFFDSAGKMVLQSPVARTIDTDRLIPGLYIMQITFLDGSVSTHRVVKQ from the coding sequence ATGGACACATTTACCCTTTCTCGAAGGTCTCGCAAGTTGCTTGTTTTCCTGGCGGTTATTAGCATTTCACCATCCATTCTGGCACAAATTCCGGCCGCGCCCAAAACCCTCCAAAGTCCGGCAGCCGCTGCATTTAGCACTCATGGAGACATTCCGGTTTCCCTTTTCACGGGAAAGCCCGATATCAATGTCAACCTGCATACGATTACCGACCACAAGCTGGAAATTCCGATCGCATTAAACTACGATGCTTCCGGCGTGCGACCGGATGCACATCCAGGTTGGGTCGGACTGAATTTCAACTTGTCAACACATTACGCGGTAACCCGCACCATCAGGGATGGGCCGGATGATTGCCCATACCAGGATAGCCGGGGGAAATTGGGGTATTTTCTTGCAGCCGGCCTTGTTAATGATAATAACTGGAATACATCTGCCGGCATCAAATCCATCGTAGACAACAGCTTTCTCGGCCGTGACCTGGAACCGGATGAATTTGCATTTAACCTGCCCGGCATTTCGGGGAAATTTTATTGGGGCCACGACGGAAAATTCAAAGTACTCTGTGACAGGCCCGTCAAAGTCAAACTGAGTTCCAATGTTATCGACACCGCGCCCCCATTTATTCCCCCTTCCAACACACATATCACTGCCAACTATTTTAGCGTCTGGCGAAACGAGCCGAATTACCGGCTGCATGCGAAAGGGTTTATTATAACGGATGAATCCGGCAATAAATACGAGTTTGGCGGCAGCAATGCTTTTGCCGAGTACGGTATAGACTTTTTCGCTCAAGGTGCCGAAACGTGGAATTGCAATGCCTGGTATCTCAAATCTATTACCCAGGTCACCGGCCAGGTCACGAATTTTACTTACGAAAGAGGCGCAATGGTGGCGCAAATGTATTTTTCTCTTTACCAGGGCCAGTACAAAGTCGGTGGCGGCGGGTTTCTGGATGCCGAATGCGAAAACAACCCCTCGCTCTTTCCGGTGAATGGCCCTGTCAATGGAAAACTAATCTCTCCTATCTATTTAAAAGAAATTTCCGGGACAAATTATAAGGTTAAATTCACATCTACTCAAAGTATGGATCTGCGCTACGACGAAGCAATTTTTGCTCCCTATGTGAATTGGAATAAAAGCCCTCTTGGAAATAACAATCAGACACACAATATTTTATTGTATTTATATTCCTGTTACTATCCGGTCAGGTCGCCATCCTGTGTCGAGACTGACCCGCCGCTGGCCGATCTGCTGGCCACGCTGCAATGGCGCAAGCTGGACAAAATCGAAATCCAGACACCAGGTGGGGTCACCGTTAAAGAATTCGGTTTTACTTACAATAATTTACCCAACGAACGGTTGATGCTGCAAAGCGTTCAGGAGAAGTCGGGAGCGAAAGTGGTTCCGCCTTATGTATTCAGTTATTTCAGTTCGCCCGGGGTCTCCCTTCCATTTTATGCCCGCTCGCATACCGATCATTGGGGATTCAATAATGGTAAACCGATCACCGCCCCTGATTTTTCGATACCGAACTTTTATACCGCCTATGGAGATACCTTTCGCTCGCCAGATGCCGACAGCAAATATGTAAAAGCAGGTTCGCTAACCAGGATCAAGTACCCGACCGGAGGCATGACGGACTTTGTTTTTGAGCCTCATACGTATTCCAAAGAGGTAAAACTGGCGAGGTGGACCGGCCTTGATTCCTATCCTTCCAACAAGCTGGCGGGTGGCTTGCGGGTCCGGGAAATCAAAAGTTATGACCCAAACATCGCCGGATCGGAAGTAGTAAAAACATACAGCTACGTTGCTGGCTTTAATCCGTTGATACCTAATGCTGCTTTGCTTTCCAGCGGGGTTTTAGGTGGAAAAGCCCAATATTATTTTACGGGCTACACGCCAAAGCCCAATGACAATTTTACGTATACCCAAAATATTTTCTCGACGCAGTCGGTACTTCCCGGCTCGGAAAATAGTTACGGATCGCACATCGGCTATTCGGAAGTGGTAGAAGCTACCTCGACCGGGGGCTGGACAGTCCATAAATTTTCAAATTTCGACAACGGATACCTGGATACGCAGGCTTCAGGGACTTTGCAAACAGGTTTTACAGCTTATCAGCCTTACAATAGCACGGCTAACCAGCGCGGGAAAAAGCTTTCAGAAGAAAAATATCATGCAAATGGAAGCAGGGTAAGTAAAAACGTTTACCAATATGCATTAACCGGAGCGCTTGCGGACTATTCTGCCCGTGCCGAAAGGACATTGCTCACCTATTTATGCGACGGTGATCACCGGGTTTATGAAGGTACTGCCTATCTGATCGATGTACGTCCATTCCTGCCTTCCCAGGAAGTTTATACGATATATGATCAGGATAATCCTGCTCAATATAGTGCGGCGACTACCAAAAACTATAAATACTGGCCGAATGGGCAACTGCATATACAAAGTGAAACAGACAGTCGCGGGGAAGAGATCAAAACGCGCTACCAGTACCCGCCGAATTTCCCGGATGCGGTCCATGTGGCGATGACGTCCCGGAATCAGATTGGCACAGCCAGTTCAACATTGACTTATACCGGACCAGACAACGCGCCTGTCACGCTCAGGCAGCAACAGGTGGACTTTGGATTATTTAATGGTTTTTATTTACCCAAAAAGGTCTCTTCCGGCGTCGGCACGGTGCTGCCGGTCACATTGAGCAGCGATATCGACTTTTTAACTTATGACATACGGGGCAACCTGCTTACTTACAAGGAAAGAAACGGGATGAACACCAAGCTGGAATATTTTGGCCCGGCTGATGTAGGGAAAACCGACCTTTTGAAGAAAAGGACCGTTTCTGACGGAGCGGCAGAGGCTCAGGCGGTGAGCTACGATCACAAAACCCTGGCGGGCATCCAAAGCATCACCGACCCGAATTCCAAGGCAACGTTCTATGAATATGACGAGTTGGGCAGGCTTGCCAATATCCGGGACAATAATGCCGGCGGCGTGGTGCGGGCCTCTTACTGCTACAATTACGCCGGTCAGCCTACTCCTTGCACAGCCCTTGCACCGACGGGAAGCATTGCGGCGTCCAGCCTGGTGCTCATCGCGAGCGAGTTGCCGCTGCCTGTTACATTGATCCGTTTCGAGGCAGTAAAAAAGGAAGCCATAGCTGTGCTGACCTGGACCACCTCTTTCGAAACCAATGCGGACAGGTTTGAAATCGAGCATAGTGAAAATGGCAAAACCTGGAAACAACTCGGGATCGTCATGGCTGCCGGAGAAAGTACAGACGATCATACCTATTCATTTGATGACAGCAAGCCCCTAAAAGGAGAAAACCTTTACAGGCTTAAAATGGTGGACCGTGACGACACCTTTGCGTATAGCCAGATACGCAGCCTGGTGTTCAGCGACAGTGAAGCAGAGATTTACCCCAACCCAGTGAGTGTAGGAAAGAAACTGAACCTGACGATCGGCGACCTGGGCACGGTGCGCAGTATTCAATTTTTTGATAGTGCCGGCAAGATGGTTTTGCAATCCCCCGTGGCCCGCACAATCGATACAGACCGGCTTATCCCCGGCCTCTACATCATGCAAATCACTTTTCTGGATGGAAGCGTCAGCACGCATCGGGTTGTAAAACAGTAA
- a CDS encoding RHS repeat domain-containing protein, whose protein sequence is MKDHLGNVRVVFNELGSTLQKTDYYPFGLEIDRNSPIQTQAVRNGINRYLFNGKELQSETGYLDFGARTYDPSIGRMTTVDRFTEKYANVSGYQYALNNPVINIDVNGDSAWKITNQWNAAFMKQFTKELASYIQKYEARKDKCTCDDLGLSVAMDFAKDNQLPFQWETESKSFDAASAEYSDFSTFSHDVKATSGAPDFQNGKNTVSVNPKDANTGSMLLNVKQSTGRAHHVQMIMGRSNDGNSLLIKQGNFTDILPAQRVWGSGDPSSMRYLGTSIQTGTYNRQTDTWRNISRGSTTFNFSKQERLIYKAFNFANWNK, encoded by the coding sequence TTGAAAGACCATCTCGGCAATGTGCGGGTTGTATTTAATGAGCTAGGCAGTACTTTGCAAAAAACGGATTATTATCCGTTTGGGTTGGAGATTGACAGGAATAGTCCGATTCAGACACAGGCGGTAAGAAACGGCATCAATAGATACTTATTCAACGGAAAAGAACTTCAATCCGAAACTGGGTATTTAGACTTTGGAGCGAGAACGTATGACCCTTCAATAGGAAGAATGACAACGGTCGATAGGTTTACTGAAAAGTATGCTAATGTTTCTGGTTACCAATATGCACTAAATAACCCTGTCATCAACATTGATGTGAATGGGGATAGTGCCTGGAAAATAACGAACCAATGGAATGCGGCATTCATGAAGCAGTTTACTAAAGAGCTGGCATCTTATATTCAAAAATATGAAGCCAGAAAAGATAAGTGCACTTGTGATGATTTAGGTCTTTCAGTGGCAATGGATTTTGCAAAAGATAATCAACTGCCATTCCAGTGGGAGACTGAATCCAAAAGTTTTGACGCTGCATCAGCCGAATACTCCGACTTTAGCACTTTTTCGCATGACGTAAAAGCAACTTCCGGAGCCCCAGATTTTCAAAACGGTAAAAATACCGTTTCCGTCAACCCCAAGGATGCAAATACGGGTTCAATGCTTTTGAATGTGAAACAAAGCACCGGCAGGGCCCACCATGTTCAAATGATAATGGGAAGAAGTAATGACGGGAACAGTTTGTTAATTAAGCAGGGGAATTTCACAGACATTTTGCCTGCACAAAGAGTTTGGGGATCTGGCGATCCAAGCTCTATGCGTTATTTAGGAACTTCAATACAAACAGGGACCTATAACAGGCAAACAGATACTTGGAGGAATATTAGCAGAGGATCCACAACCTTTAATTTTTCAAAACAAGAACGCCTAATTTACAAAGCCTTCAACTTTGCTAACTGGAACAAATGA
- a CDS encoding DUF6443 domain-containing protein produces the protein MKQIVLFFLTMLTIPSGAHGQQTNARNYIISRTYKQAGANANDVSKVTTQVRYLDGLGRPLQNVAVGQSPAGTDLIQPIAFDAAGRQPAQFLSYVAGGNGAFKSNAVADAAAWYADPSNPAGLTNYGLLDVSAPQNDFTFETSPLSRVIGDQAPGARSNTAVIKYKTNCCGELKRYDYNKAGNTIVENGGYAPGTVTYIFKTDENYKQTKEYYDLSGRLICRQQLVDPAPGPGNVTLFTYYVYDNIGLLRAVLQPGFQSENSLANQAFTYDYDARGRVIVKNIPGGGKIEIVYDQYDRPALTRDANQLSRNVWGFTKYDALNRPVATGEIPGSELRSDWAAKVDIGAQHHENRNNAVTAGYSLNLTAPASTTEAHLLTITFYDNYTFSKPAQLNYVAAYYTSNNANVKGQTTGGRVRVLPGDGSAGGWLTSVTYYDPEYRQIQVTRQLHDLGANAFERLSTQYKYDLAPVIAEQKTEQAPAGVVANAHTAIYTYDHADRLLLVKEKVTIGAKTKEAYTLAQRYTPLGALKSKWFHAYPASNGLAYRTRTDYTSNIRGWLTDGANVYRKKLEGPDLPFFAFTVDYLSGTIYTNGNITSMSWKGRDEAAFTKGLTFSYDGANRLLGSTGIGTYKETESGIQYDLNGNIKKLTRKDAAGATIDNLTYNYTGNRLSSVADAGTAAGVKTGTSNYIYDANGNTTTDETHAATLTYSYLNLPRTVTVAGKAYRYDYDASGTKHKYYAVNAADTVLIKYAGRFEYDKNNTVKRVHTTEGQVVRSGDTLRFDYFLKDHLGNVRIVFNELGSTLQKTDYYPFGLEIDRNNPVQPQNARNSVNRYNFLGRESQPETGYMDLMKRFYDPAIGRFTSVDPVIAGQENYSTYQYGWNNPILRSDPNGDCPECDDEAGQIGMMIGPVVMSVGNSIRTLAYNAGDALGITPARKGMKWEAVEKRVGDSYETTMEQVPRQGFLKDAGGHLLDGVNAMSAVSPAGGTTSSLVAKTAPNAVVTSTVAKAGKDAIQVAGEIKISNIKDALRKAYAELGIPGALPKGEKGKFGSPTAGNSKKGYRLDPGHPDRRKGHDESVPHINYWDWTAGKKDRGGKYGAIPLVDPK, from the coding sequence ATGAAACAGATCGTCCTATTTTTCCTAACAATGCTCACTATCCCGAGCGGAGCACACGGGCAGCAGACAAATGCCAGAAACTACATTATTTCAAGAACCTATAAACAAGCTGGTGCCAATGCGAATGATGTGAGTAAAGTGACCACGCAGGTCCGGTATCTGGACGGGCTGGGCAGGCCGCTTCAGAATGTAGCCGTCGGGCAAAGCCCGGCTGGTACGGACCTGATACAGCCCATCGCATTTGACGCGGCGGGCAGGCAGCCTGCCCAATTTTTGTCTTATGTCGCAGGTGGCAACGGAGCATTCAAAAGCAACGCGGTCGCGGACGCTGCCGCCTGGTATGCTGACCCTTCAAATCCCGCAGGATTGACTAACTACGGACTTTTGGACGTCAGCGCTCCGCAGAACGACTTTACATTCGAAACATCGCCTCTCAGCCGGGTGATCGGCGACCAGGCTCCGGGAGCCAGAAGCAATACCGCAGTCATCAAGTACAAGACTAACTGCTGCGGTGAGCTGAAAAGGTACGATTACAACAAGGCGGGTAATACCATTGTAGAAAATGGCGGGTATGCTCCCGGAACAGTCACCTATATTTTCAAAACTGATGAGAATTATAAACAAACCAAAGAATACTACGATTTGTCGGGCAGGCTGATCTGCCGCCAGCAGCTGGTCGATCCGGCGCCTGGTCCAGGGAATGTTACCTTGTTCACTTATTATGTTTACGACAACATCGGCTTGCTTCGCGCAGTTTTACAGCCCGGGTTTCAATCTGAAAATTCGCTGGCCAACCAGGCTTTTACCTATGACTACGATGCGCGTGGGCGGGTGATCGTAAAAAATATCCCTGGCGGGGGCAAAATCGAAATCGTATACGATCAGTATGACCGGCCGGCGCTCACGCGCGATGCCAACCAGCTGTCGCGGAATGTATGGGGTTTTACCAAATACGATGCGCTCAACCGGCCGGTCGCAACCGGGGAAATCCCCGGCAGCGAACTGCGTTCCGACTGGGCCGCGAAAGTGGATATCGGCGCGCAGCACCACGAAAACCGGAACAATGCCGTGACCGCCGGATACTCGCTTAACCTGACGGCGCCCGCTTCGACCACGGAGGCGCATTTGCTGACGATCACTTTTTACGACAATTATACATTTTCTAAGCCAGCGCAGCTGAATTACGTAGCGGCCTACTATACTTCCAACAATGCGAATGTGAAAGGCCAGACCACCGGCGGGCGGGTGCGCGTATTGCCCGGTGACGGCAGCGCGGGAGGCTGGCTCACCAGCGTGACCTATTACGACCCCGAATACCGGCAGATACAGGTAACAAGGCAGCTGCACGACCTGGGGGCCAATGCATTTGAGCGGTTATCCACCCAATACAAATATGACCTGGCGCCGGTGATCGCCGAACAAAAGACGGAGCAGGCGCCCGCAGGCGTAGTCGCCAATGCACATACGGCCATTTATACGTACGACCATGCCGACCGGCTGCTGTTGGTCAAAGAAAAAGTTACCATTGGTGCGAAAACCAAAGAAGCCTACACCCTGGCGCAGCGCTACACGCCTTTGGGAGCGCTGAAAAGCAAGTGGTTCCACGCTTACCCCGCCAGCAACGGGCTTGCCTACCGAACCCGCACAGATTACACCAGCAACATCAGGGGATGGCTTACCGACGGCGCCAATGTGTATCGAAAGAAACTGGAAGGGCCCGATTTGCCATTTTTTGCTTTCACGGTCGATTACCTGAGCGGGACTATTTATACCAATGGTAATATCACTTCCATGTCCTGGAAAGGCAGGGATGAGGCTGCGTTTACCAAAGGCCTCACGTTTTCCTACGACGGCGCCAACCGGCTGCTCGGCTCGACAGGGATCGGCACGTATAAAGAAACCGAATCGGGCATCCAGTACGACCTGAACGGCAATATCAAAAAGCTGACCCGCAAGGATGCAGCCGGCGCAACCATCGATAACCTGACTTACAATTACACAGGTAACAGGCTGAGCTCGGTAGCAGATGCGGGAACAGCCGCAGGCGTGAAGACAGGGACAAGCAATTACATTTATGATGCAAACGGGAACACGACTACGGACGAAACCCACGCCGCCACCCTCACCTACAGTTATCTGAACCTGCCCAGAACCGTCACCGTAGCCGGCAAGGCATATCGCTACGATTACGATGCCAGCGGCACGAAGCATAAATATTATGCGGTCAATGCAGCAGACACCGTTCTCATCAAGTATGCCGGGCGGTTTGAATATGACAAGAACAACACAGTAAAACGCGTTCATACCACCGAAGGCCAGGTAGTTCGGAGCGGCGATACGCTGAGGTTTGATTATTTCCTGAAAGATCATCTTGGCAATGTGCGGATTGTATTTAATGAACTTGGAAGTACTTTGCAAAAAACGGATTATTATCCGTTTGGGTTGGAGATTGATAGGAATAATCCGGTACAGCCTCAGAACGCAAGAAATTCTGTCAACCGCTACAACTTCTTGGGCCGTGAGAGCCAGCCGGAAACGGGGTATATGGATTTGATGAAGCGGTTCTATGATCCGGCCATTGGCAGGTTCACCAGTGTTGACCCTGTTATTGCTGGTCAGGAAAACTACTCTACATACCAATACGGCTGGAATAATCCTATCTTGCGGAGTGACCCAAACGGGGATTGTCCTGAATGTGATGACGAAGCCGGTCAAATCGGCATGATGATTGGACCAGTAGTGATGAGCGTTGGGAACTCAATTAGGACCCTTGCATATAATGCTGGTGACGCATTAGGTATTACTCCTGCCAGAAAGGGTATGAAGTGGGAGGCAGTCGAAAAAAGAGTCGGCGACAGCTACGAGACCACAATGGAGCAAGTACCCCGGCAAGGATTTTTGAAGGATGCCGGAGGACATTTATTGGATGGGGTGAATGCAATGTCTGCCGTTTCGCCAGCTGGTGGAACTACCAGTAGCCTAGTGGCTAAAACCGCACCTAACGCCGTTGTAACAAGCACCGTTGCGAAAGCAGGAAAAGATGCAATTCAAGTTGCTGGCGAAATCAAAATATCTAATATAAAGGACGCTTTACGAAAGGCTTACGCCGAACTTGGAATTCCCGGGGCATTACCAAAAGGGGAAAAAGGGAAATTTGGTAGTCCAACTGCTGGTAATTCAAAAAAAGGATATAGGCTTGATCCTGGTCATCCCGACAGGCGAAAGGGACATGATGAATCTGTACCTCATATAAATTATTGGGATTGGACTGCTGGAAAAAAAGATAGAGGTGGCAAATATGGTGCTATACCTTTGGTAGATCCTAAATAA
- a CDS encoding RHS repeat-associated core domain-containing protein — protein MQKTDYYPFGLEISRDGAMPQNARNGVNRYNFLGKETQVATGYIDLSRRFYDPTIGRFMQVDPVTKSQEQLSVYQYGWNSPIRYSDPNGDCPICDDFKKLFNATKNYLTKNASVYGKSSVEVTAGSRVALKIGEGVGGDMNAASIRLVKGEASYDTKEKGKVSLDYVTKPDEKGRKAMTVSHGVDYAAGVGGGAKMEYQLNSSGKASGEVSSEVQVAAALPIPTFAIYGKYETDKLTGQSSVQVGINSSYKAGAGIVVDANFFDFGIKFKIPQSKEP, from the coding sequence TTGCAAAAAACGGATTATTATCCGTTTGGATTGGAGATATCCCGGGATGGGGCCATGCCACAGAATGCGCGGAATGGTGTTAATCGTTATAACTTCCTGGGCAAGGAAACACAGGTTGCAACTGGGTATATTGATCTGTCGAGACGCTTTTACGATCCGACTATTGGCAGGTTCATGCAAGTGGATCCGGTCACAAAAAGTCAGGAGCAATTAAGCGTTTATCAGTATGGCTGGAATAGCCCGATTAGATATTCTGATCCAAACGGGGATTGCCCTATTTGTGATGATTTTAAAAAGTTATTTAATGCGACAAAAAACTACTTGACAAAGAATGCAAGCGTATATGGAAAAAGTAGTGTTGAAGTTACGGCAGGGTCAAGAGTAGCCCTGAAGATAGGTGAAGGAGTTGGCGGAGACATGAATGCTGCTTCTATACGATTGGTAAAGGGAGAGGCTTCATATGATACTAAGGAAAAAGGAAAAGTCAGCCTAGATTATGTTACCAAGCCAGATGAAAAAGGCAGAAAGGCAATGACAGTTTCTCATGGCGTTGATTATGCGGCAGGTGTGGGCGGTGGTGCTAAAATGGAATATCAACTAAATTCCAGTGGCAAAGCTTCAGGCGAAGTAAGTTCAGAAGTTCAAGTTGCGGCCGCATTGCCAATTCCCACTTTCGCAATCTATGGTAAGTATGAAACAGATAAACTTACTGGACAATCGTCCGTTCAAGTTGGCATCAATTCGTCATATAAAGCGGGTGCAGGTATAGTAGTAGATGCAAACTTTTTCGATTTTGGAATTAAATTTAAAATACCACAAAGTAAAGAACCATGA